In Oryza sativa Japonica Group chromosome 3, ASM3414082v1, one DNA window encodes the following:
- the LOC4334128 gene encoding uncharacterized protein, whose amino-acid sequence MAAAAAMAMKDPSLWHKVAAISGVAALGLGTYGAHMFRPKNPAYKEVWHTASLYHLVHTAALLGAPITKRPDVFGGLLTAGIVLFSGTCYTVAYLEDRKYSSTAPLGGFAFIAAWASLLF is encoded by the exons atggcggcggcggcggccatggcgatgaAAGATCCGAGCCTGTGGCACAAGGTGGCCGCCATATCCG GGGTTGCTGCCCTTGGACTTGGCACCTATGGCGCGCACATGTTCCGCCCCAAGAACCCCGCGTACAAGGAG GTTTGGCACACTGCGTCCCTCTACCATCTCGTCCACACCGCGGCGTTGCTCGGGGCTCCCATCACCAAGCGCCCCGATGTT TTTGGAGGGCTTCTTACTGCTGGGATTGTTCTCTTCTCTGGAAC GTGCTACACTGTGGCTTATCTTGAAGACAGGAAGTATTCTTCCACGGCACCGTTGGGTGGCTTTGCGTTCATCGCTGCTTGGGCCAGTCTGCTCTTCTGA
- the LOC4334127 gene encoding uncharacterized protein: protein MRKATAAASRYASYDSPSPSPSPRRAGAAATPGYGSRALVPARSGRDLRAPAAQHGNLGSVLRRLISMDKKPAKNLPVPPAAAAAAAAKNGSGGKLPGLSRKLFQKGSSEPKKKALTEVKNGGNTRTLAMVLRSERELLTQSKEQEDEIAALRLQLEQKDTEVERLKDLCLRQREEIRTLKDAVLFPDTQPDRHLRDEISTLTGQIQCLAEELAQVKADKHTPRSCFDDEYCSSPRTPVLNEETAFSLECSIGEDDTPNYGSPDEMFSKDLNPCLTPCISKSKSEEYEQPINSHRSGTKAGQDSLSCGSRSRPMSKSSDHHKPTSGTNSKRRVYRSDQDKFHQNLF from the exons atgaggaaggcgaccgccgcggcgtcgcgctACGCCTCCTAcgactcgccgtcgccgtccccgtctccgcgacgcgccggcgcggcggcgacgccggggtACGGGAGCCGCGCGCTGGTGCCGGCCAGATCCGGCCGCGACCTGCGTGCCCCGGCGGCGCAGCACGGGAACCTCGGGTCCGTGCTCCGTAGGCTCATCTCCATGGACAAGAAGCCGGCGAAGAACCTCCCCgtacctcccgccgccgccgccgccgccgccgcgaagaaCGGAAGTGGTGGGAAGCTGCCGGGGCTGTCGCGGAAGCTGTTCCAGAAAGGGTCGTCGGAGCCCAAGAAGAAGGCGCTGACGGAGGTCAAGAACGGCGGGAACACGCGGACGCTCGCCATGGTGCTGCGCAGCGAGCGGGAGCTCCTCACCCAGAGCAAGGAGCAGGAGGACGAGAtcgccgcgctccgcctccaGCTCGAGCAGAAGGACACGGAG GTTGAGCGCCTCAAGGACCTGTGCCTGCGGCAGCGGGAGGAGATCAGGACGCTCAAGGACGCCGTGCTCTTCCCGGACACGCAGCCGGACCGCCACCTCCGGGATGAGATCTCCACGCTCACGGGACAGATCCAATGCCTTGCCGAAGAGCTCGCGCAG GTTAAGGCCGATAAACACACGCCAAGGTCATGTTTTGATGATGAATACTGCTCTTCCCCAAGAACACCGGTGCTTAATGAGGAGACTGCTTTCTCTCTG GAATGTAGCATTGGAGAAGATGACACACCAAACTACGGTAGTCCAGATGAAATGTTCAGCAAGGATCTTAATCCTTGCCTAACTCCATGCATCTCCAAGAGTAAATCCGAG GAGTACGAGCAACCGATCAATTCTCATCGCAGCGGCACGAAGGCCGGACAGGACAGCCTCTCCTGCGGTTCCCGTAGCAGGCCAATGTCGAAGAGCTCTGATCATCACAAGCCTACCTCAGGCACCAACAGCAAGCGACGAGTATACAGATCCGACCAAGACAAGTTCCATCAGAACCTGTTCTAG
- the LOC136355765 gene encoding glucan endo-1,3-beta-glucosidase 1, translating to MQAEDPNWEKQWCIADEQTPDDVLQQALSWACGPGGANCTMIQPNKYCYFPNNVKDHASYAFNSYWQKFKKQGGSCYFNAAAMVTDLDPSHDSCHFEVVP from the exons ATGCAAGCAGAGGATCCCAATTGGGAGAAACAATGGTGCATAGCAGATGAGCAAACTCCAGATGATGTACTGCAACAAGCTCTCAGCTGGGCATGTGGTCCTGGTGGTGCAAACTGCACGATGATTCAACCAAATAAATATTGTTATTTTCCCAATAATGTCAAAGACCACGCATCCTATGCCTTCAACAGCTACTGGCAAAAATTCAAGAAACAAGGTGGTTCCTGCTACTTCAATGCAGCTGCAATGGTCACTGACCTGGATCCAA GTCATGATTCGTGTCATTTTGAAGTGGTTCCCTGA